A genome region from Methylobacterium sp. FF17 includes the following:
- a CDS encoding hybrid sensor histidine kinase/response regulator: MRLARSLATRLALAVFGSVVLALTVATAFSLWQEVNRYAQTKRESLSTVAEIFAAASARSVDAGDAAAAARALNAIGRRSDLVYAGIERPDGSVLADRGLAIRLASDLDLGEAGSPFALLFSHTAQVQVPILEGGRRVGTLVLVADTTDLLDRVLDFLRISGLSWLVALALGLGLSYALQRAMTQPIAALAQTMDRVREDQDYAQTARIVRDDEVGSLARSFNALLSALRERDARLARHMERLEAEVAERTIDLHEAKDAAEAANHAKSTFLATMSHEIRTPLNGMLVMAELLAEADLPERQKRHAEVIARSGQSLLAIINDILDFAKVEAGKLELERIALDPAEVVDTVVALFAEKARARGLDLSATVTPDVPAAIQGDPVRLGQILGNFVNNALKFTETGSVRVRLERGQAGTLRLSVQDTGIGIAADTIDSIFSAFSQADQTTTRRFGGTGLGLSIAHRLVIAMGGRIGVDSRPGEGSTFWTELPLDAAGPSQRMGLARSAAVASHVVVATQGPATGDTLREGLAARGFLPVGLEGREAPGAHWIADAGTIEALGRRPGTAGRVLALARFGEPAAATILRAGWADALLTWPIVQAEWSRALDALAQGTDFVGHGPALDAPALPQFPSARVLVADDSAVNREVASAALARCGITAITQVEDGQAAVLACRTGGFDLVLMDGSMPVLDGYAAAAAIRAEETERGAAPLPIVALTAHVVGSAAEAWRMAGMNGTLTKPFTLAGLADMLLRFLTPEPGTVAAAPGTGSEPLPSPDTASDADLLDGDVVDGLAEMAQQAGSGFAARILGLYRENAPVALDALRMATTADEVARAAHGLRSMSLNIGGRALARVLGDIEDAARTEARLPRPAMIESLAPLVARTAAEVATRLGLGPASDDEARERRQRAL, translated from the coding sequence GTGCGCCTTGCCCGCTCGCTCGCCACCCGGCTCGCCCTGGCGGTCTTCGGCTCCGTGGTCCTGGCCCTCACGGTGGCGACGGCCTTCTCGCTCTGGCAGGAAGTGAATCGATACGCGCAGACCAAGCGCGAGTCGCTGAGCACCGTGGCGGAGATCTTCGCGGCCGCGAGCGCGCGATCCGTCGATGCCGGAGACGCCGCCGCGGCCGCCCGCGCCCTCAACGCCATCGGACGGCGCTCGGACCTCGTCTATGCCGGGATCGAGCGTCCCGACGGTTCCGTCCTGGCCGACCGGGGCCTCGCCATCCGGCTTGCGAGCGACCTCGACCTCGGCGAGGCCGGATCGCCCTTCGCCCTCCTGTTCAGCCATACGGCGCAGGTGCAGGTGCCCATCCTGGAAGGGGGGCGTCGGGTCGGCACCCTCGTCCTCGTCGCCGATACCACCGATCTCCTCGACCGGGTCCTAGACTTCCTCCGGATCTCCGGTCTGAGCTGGCTCGTCGCGCTCGCCCTCGGCCTCGGCCTGTCCTATGCCCTTCAGCGTGCGATGACCCAGCCGATCGCCGCGCTGGCCCAGACCATGGACCGGGTGCGCGAGGACCAGGATTACGCCCAGACGGCCCGGATCGTCCGCGACGACGAGGTCGGAAGCCTTGCCCGCTCCTTCAACGCCCTCCTGTCCGCGTTGCGCGAGCGCGACGCCCGGCTGGCACGGCACATGGAGCGATTGGAGGCCGAGGTGGCGGAGCGCACCATCGACCTGCACGAGGCCAAGGATGCGGCGGAGGCGGCCAATCACGCGAAATCCACCTTCCTCGCCACCATGAGCCACGAGATCCGCACGCCGCTGAACGGCATGCTGGTCATGGCCGAACTCCTCGCGGAAGCGGACTTGCCGGAGCGTCAGAAGCGGCACGCCGAGGTCATCGCCCGGTCGGGGCAGAGCCTGCTGGCCATCATCAACGACATCCTGGACTTCGCGAAGGTCGAGGCCGGCAAGCTCGAACTCGAGCGCATCGCCCTCGACCCGGCCGAGGTCGTCGACACCGTGGTCGCGTTGTTCGCCGAGAAGGCGCGCGCGCGCGGCCTCGACCTCTCCGCGACGGTGACCCCGGACGTTCCGGCCGCCATTCAGGGCGACCCGGTGCGCCTCGGCCAGATCCTGGGCAACTTCGTCAACAACGCCCTGAAGTTCACCGAGACCGGCTCGGTGCGCGTGCGCCTCGAGCGCGGCCAGGCCGGCACCCTGCGGCTGAGCGTTCAGGATACCGGGATCGGGATCGCGGCCGACACGATCGACAGCATCTTCTCGGCCTTCTCGCAGGCGGACCAGACGACCACGCGCCGCTTCGGTGGCACCGGGCTCGGGCTGTCGATCGCCCATCGCCTCGTGATCGCGATGGGGGGACGGATCGGCGTGGACAGCCGCCCGGGCGAAGGCTCGACCTTCTGGACCGAACTGCCCCTGGACGCCGCCGGTCCTTCGCAGCGCATGGGGCTCGCGCGGAGTGCGGCCGTCGCGTCCCACGTCGTCGTGGCGACCCAGGGGCCGGCCACCGGGGACACCCTGCGCGAAGGTCTCGCGGCGCGCGGATTCCTCCCCGTCGGTCTGGAGGGCCGCGAAGCGCCCGGCGCGCACTGGATCGCCGACGCGGGGACGATCGAGGCTCTCGGACGCCGTCCCGGCACGGCGGGCCGCGTCCTGGCCCTGGCCCGCTTCGGCGAGCCCGCCGCCGCCACGATCCTGCGGGCGGGATGGGCCGATGCGCTCCTGACTTGGCCGATCGTTCAGGCGGAATGGTCGCGAGCGCTCGACGCGCTGGCGCAGGGGACGGACTTCGTCGGCCATGGACCGGCCCTGGACGCGCCTGCGCTGCCGCAGTTCCCGTCCGCGCGGGTGCTCGTGGCGGATGACTCCGCCGTCAACCGCGAGGTCGCCAGCGCCGCGCTCGCGCGCTGCGGCATTACGGCGATCACCCAGGTGGAGGATGGACAGGCGGCTGTCCTCGCCTGCCGCACCGGCGGGTTCGATCTCGTGCTCATGGATGGCAGCATGCCCGTCCTCGACGGCTACGCGGCAGCCGCGGCGATCCGGGCCGAGGAGACGGAACGCGGCGCGGCACCCCTCCCCATCGTCGCCCTGACGGCACACGTGGTGGGCTCCGCGGCGGAGGCCTGGCGCATGGCGGGCATGAATGGAACCCTGACGAAGCCCTTCACCCTCGCGGGCCTCGCGGACATGCTGCTGCGGTTCCTGACCCCTGAACCCGGGACCGTCGCGGCCGCGCCTGGAACCGGCTCCGAGCCTCTCCCGTCCCCCGACACGGCGTCCGACGCCGATCTCCTCGACGGGGACGTGGTCGACGGCCTCGCCGAGATGGCGCAACAGGCCGGCTCCGGCTTCGCCGCGCGTATCCTCGGCCTCTACCGGGAGAACGCGCCGGTGGCCCTCGATGCGCTGCGGATGGCCACGACGGCCGACGAGGTCGCCCGGGCGGCACACGGCCTGCGCTCGATGAGTCTCAACATCGGTGGTCGCGCGCTCGCGCGGGTCCTCGGAGACATCGAGGACGCGGCCCGGACCGAGGCACGCCTCCCGAGACCGGCGATGATCGAAAGTCTCGCGCCCCTGGTTGCACGCACGGCGGCCGAGGTCGCTACGCGCCTGGGGCTCGGGCCGGCGTCGGACGACGAGGCACGCGAGCGGCGGCAGCGCGCGCTCTGA
- a CDS encoding HD-GYP domain-containing protein yields the protein MFVLILDDAPLNNMLMAEAIRDLPGCEIREFTAPADALAFVRANAEAIGVAVTDFEMPGMNGIEFIRSARAVPGFAHVPIVMVTSLDQRSLRREALAAGATDFLGKPFDPVEVRARVGNLFALNRSRLEQVDRAAWLDREVKAATALIVAREREIIMMLMKAAEHRDTETGNHVGRVAGYVGQIAEGLGLSPDEAERLSLASTMHDVGKISVPDKILLKPGRLSEEERREMEEHADRGRRILEGSDSALIRLAAEIAATHHERWDGGGYPKGLRGEAIPLSGRIVAVADVYDALTSDRPYKTAWSQADAVAHLRAHAGTHFDPACVAAFLAGLPASGPTGAVDGGHTESDSRQRVHNHNDSKVGDRETDMA from the coding sequence ATGTTTGTGCTCATCCTCGATGATGCCCCGCTGAACAACATGCTGATGGCCGAGGCGATCCGCGATCTGCCCGGCTGCGAGATCCGCGAGTTCACCGCCCCCGCCGACGCCTTGGCCTTCGTGCGTGCGAACGCCGAGGCGATCGGCGTCGCGGTCACGGATTTCGAGATGCCGGGCATGAACGGGATCGAGTTCATCCGCAGTGCCCGGGCTGTGCCGGGCTTCGCGCACGTGCCCATCGTCATGGTGACGAGCCTCGACCAGCGCAGCCTGCGCCGGGAGGCGCTGGCGGCAGGCGCCACGGACTTCCTCGGCAAACCCTTCGATCCCGTCGAGGTCCGGGCGCGCGTCGGGAACCTCTTCGCCCTGAACCGGAGCCGCCTGGAGCAGGTCGACCGCGCGGCCTGGCTCGACCGCGAGGTCAAGGCCGCCACCGCCCTCATCGTCGCGCGCGAGCGCGAGATCATCATGATGCTGATGAAGGCGGCCGAGCATCGCGACACCGAGACCGGCAACCACGTGGGACGCGTCGCCGGGTATGTCGGCCAGATCGCCGAGGGACTGGGGCTTTCCCCCGATGAGGCCGAGCGGCTCAGTCTCGCCTCCACCATGCACGATGTCGGCAAGATCAGCGTTCCCGACAAGATCCTGCTGAAGCCCGGTAGGCTCTCGGAGGAGGAGCGCCGTGAGATGGAGGAGCATGCCGATCGCGGCCGGCGCATCCTGGAGGGGAGCGACTCGGCCCTGATCCGGCTCGCGGCCGAGATCGCCGCGACCCACCACGAGCGCTGGGACGGAGGCGGCTACCCGAAGGGTCTGCGCGGCGAAGCCATTCCCCTCTCCGGCCGCATCGTCGCCGTCGCCGACGTCTACGACGCGCTGACCTCCGACCGCCCGTACAAGACGGCCTGGTCGCAGGCGGATGCCGTCGCCCACCTTCGCGCCCATGCGGGCACCCACTTCGATCCCGCCTGCGTGGCGGCCTTCCTCGCCGGCCTCCCCGCCTCGGGGCCGACCGGAGCCGTCGACGGCGGGCACACGGAATCCGACAGCCGCCAACGGGTCCATAACCATAACGATTCTAAAGTTGGGGATCGCGAAACCGATATGGCTTAG
- a CDS encoding TadE/TadG family type IV pilus assembly protein, which translates to MGIRHWLAAGRRLQRNQGGGVLVLFALLTPILMGLSAAAIEYASLVKRRTELQRAADSASIAGVNQFKLANADDAAAISVATSMVQAQARNAGGGTPQVTARVLGNHSGVEVSVAETVPLTFGKLLNMPSIDISVRSTAKLTGTTRLCLLALDPLSAGAFHLESAARITASDCSLYSNSLSPAGIQGDNAAVAKALSICTAGGYTGSSTIFTPPPAKNCPPLRDPLIDKRGPIPGSCIHLGFFVDPKKLIEGIDDPAYGLNVVSGNVTLEPGTYCGGLHITKGAQVTLQSGIYIIKDGPLVVDKNASLTGVNTAFYFTGVRGGLLFDEKSTISLTAPKDGPMSGLLFFEDRLSPPDLLSLLPLGGKGKAKPAPGGFIARREYRIISDNARTLLGTIYLPVGRLIIDAKKPVADHSAYTVIIARMINLYDGPDLILNARYGSTDVPVPNGVGPSSADTQLTQ; encoded by the coding sequence ATGGGTATTCGTCATTGGCTTGCCGCGGGGCGGCGTCTTCAACGGAACCAGGGCGGTGGCGTTCTCGTCCTCTTCGCCCTGCTGACGCCGATCCTGATGGGGTTGAGCGCGGCGGCGATCGAGTATGCCAGCCTCGTCAAGCGCCGGACCGAGCTCCAGCGTGCCGCCGACAGCGCGAGCATAGCGGGCGTCAATCAGTTCAAGCTCGCCAATGCCGACGATGCGGCCGCGATCAGCGTCGCGACATCGATGGTGCAGGCGCAGGCGCGCAACGCGGGCGGAGGCACCCCGCAGGTGACGGCCCGGGTGCTCGGCAACCATTCCGGCGTGGAGGTGAGCGTGGCCGAGACGGTGCCGCTGACGTTCGGCAAGCTCCTCAACATGCCGAGCATAGACATCTCCGTCCGCTCGACGGCAAAGCTCACCGGAACCACCCGCCTCTGCCTGCTGGCGCTCGATCCGCTCAGCGCAGGCGCCTTCCACCTGGAGAGCGCCGCGCGGATCACCGCCTCGGATTGCTCGCTCTATTCGAACTCGCTGAGCCCGGCCGGCATCCAGGGCGACAACGCCGCCGTGGCCAAGGCGCTCTCCATCTGCACGGCCGGCGGCTACACGGGGTCGAGCACCATCTTCACGCCGCCGCCGGCCAAGAATTGCCCGCCCCTGCGTGATCCGCTGATCGACAAGCGGGGACCGATCCCAGGATCCTGCATCCACCTCGGATTCTTCGTCGATCCGAAGAAGCTCATCGAAGGCATCGACGATCCCGCCTACGGTTTGAACGTCGTCAGCGGGAACGTCACGCTGGAGCCGGGCACCTATTGTGGCGGGCTTCACATCACCAAGGGCGCGCAGGTCACCCTTCAGTCCGGTATCTACATCATCAAGGACGGTCCGCTCGTCGTCGACAAGAACGCGAGTTTGACGGGGGTGAACACGGCCTTCTACTTCACCGGCGTCCGCGGTGGCTTGCTCTTCGACGAGAAGAGCACCATCAGCCTCACCGCGCCGAAGGACGGTCCGATGTCCGGCCTGCTGTTCTTCGAGGACCGTCTGAGTCCGCCCGACCTCCTGTCGCTCCTGCCCCTCGGTGGAAAAGGCAAAGCCAAGCCGGCGCCCGGCGGATTCATCGCACGACGCGAGTACCGGATCATCAGCGATAACGCGCGGACCTTGCTCGGGACGATCTATCTGCCTGTTGGCCGCCTCATCATCGATGCCAAGAAGCCCGTTGCGGACCATTCCGCCTACACGGTGATCATCGCGCGCATGATCAACCTCTATGACGGACCCGACCTGATCCTGAATGCCCGCTATGGCTCGACGGACGTACCGGTCCCCAATGGCGTTGGCCCGAGCTCCGCCGATACGCAACTGACGCAGTAA
- a CDS encoding gamma-glutamyltransferase family protein: MTPFNWTTGYPSVRMPIFGRNMVSTSHALAAQAGIRMLWQGGNAVDAAIATAAAKTITEPCSNGLGSDAFCILWDGKELHGLNASGGAPAAWTPDYFRAKYGAAARPPMRGWDSVTVPGAVAAWVALSERFGKLPFADLLQPAIEIAERGYLAPVVVQQKWAAAAKVADLVRQPGFAETFLPHGRAPHVGERVTLPGIARALRAIGETKGRAFYEGEIAEAMARHAAAHGGAMTVADLAAFRPEWVTPTAKDYRGYTLHEIPPNGQGIAAQIALGILESFDLAGLPVDGPEAQHLQIEAMKLAFADTYRYVADARTMAVTPEAMLDPGYLATRARLIDPRRAQDFGAGNPVRGGTVYLTAADESGMMVSFIQSNFMGFGSGVVVPEWGLSLQNRGYGFVLDEASPNVVAPGKRPFHTIIPGFLTQGGAPVMSFGVMGGNMQPQGHMQTLVRMIDHGQNPQAACDAPRWRFNAGLEINAEATMPAATLQGLKDRGHRVDVIEDSYQDFGAGQFIWRMGDPATEGYVGASDPRRDGQVSVW; the protein is encoded by the coding sequence GTGACGCCGTTCAACTGGACCACCGGCTATCCCTCCGTGCGGATGCCGATCTTCGGCCGCAACATGGTCTCGACCTCGCACGCGCTCGCGGCCCAGGCCGGTATCCGCATGCTCTGGCAGGGGGGCAACGCGGTGGATGCCGCCATCGCCACGGCGGCGGCCAAGACCATCACCGAGCCCTGCAGCAACGGGTTGGGCTCGGATGCCTTCTGCATCCTCTGGGACGGCAAGGAACTGCACGGCCTCAACGCCTCGGGTGGCGCCCCGGCGGCCTGGACCCCCGACTACTTCCGCGCCAAGTACGGTGCGGCCGCGCGGCCGCCCATGCGGGGCTGGGATTCCGTCACGGTGCCGGGCGCCGTCGCCGCCTGGGTCGCGTTGAGCGAGCGCTTCGGAAAACTGCCCTTCGCCGACCTGCTGCAGCCCGCCATCGAAATCGCCGAGCGCGGCTACCTTGCACCGGTGGTGGTGCAGCAGAAATGGGCGGCTGCCGCGAAGGTCGCCGACCTCGTCCGCCAGCCCGGCTTCGCCGAGACCTTCCTGCCCCACGGGCGTGCGCCCCACGTGGGCGAGCGCGTCACCCTGCCGGGCATCGCCCGCGCCCTGCGGGCGATCGGGGAGACGAAGGGGCGCGCCTTCTACGAGGGCGAGATCGCCGAGGCCATGGCGCGCCACGCCGCCGCCCATGGCGGCGCGATGACGGTGGCGGACCTCGCCGCCTTCCGGCCCGAATGGGTGACCCCCACGGCCAAGGACTATCGCGGCTACACCCTGCACGAGATCCCGCCGAACGGGCAGGGCATCGCCGCCCAGATCGCCCTCGGCATCCTCGAGAGCTTCGATCTTGCCGGCCTGCCCGTCGACGGCCCGGAGGCGCAGCACCTCCAGATCGAGGCGATGAAGCTCGCCTTCGCCGACACCTACCGCTACGTCGCCGACGCGCGCACCATGGCGGTGACCCCGGAGGCGATGCTCGACCCGGGCTATCTCGCGACACGCGCCAGGCTGATCGACCCCCGCCGGGCGCAGGATTTCGGCGCCGGCAACCCGGTGCGCGGCGGCACCGTCTACCTCACCGCGGCCGACGAATCCGGTATGATGGTGAGCTTCATCCAGTCGAACTTCATGGGCTTCGGCTCGGGCGTGGTGGTGCCCGAATGGGGCCTATCCCTGCAGAACCGCGGCTACGGCTTCGTGCTGGACGAGGCCAGCCCCAACGTCGTGGCGCCGGGCAAGCGCCCGTTCCACACCATCATCCCGGGCTTCCTCACGCAGGGCGGCGCCCCGGTGATGAGCTTCGGCGTGATGGGCGGCAACATGCAGCCGCAGGGGCACATGCAGACCCTGGTGCGGATGATCGACCACGGCCAGAACCCGCAGGCCGCCTGCGACGCGCCGCGCTGGCGCTTCAATGCCGGCCTGGAGATCAACGCCGAGGCGACCATGCCGGCGGCGACCCTCCAGGGGCTGAAGGACCGGGGCCACCGGGTCGACGTGATCGAGGACAGCTACCAGGATTTCGGCGCCGGCCAGTTCATCTGGCGGATGGGCGATCCCGCAACCGAGGGCTACGTCGGCGCCAGCGATCCCCGCCGCGACGGGCAGGTGTCGGTGTGGTGA
- a CDS encoding TadE/TadG family type IV pilus assembly protein: MIGAFPRVRSRRDSAGWRGCARFQRAEDGVAVLEFALIAPILLLLYFGTVELATAMRQARKIDLLSRTLGDTFSQRNAPTALEVSDIFKMAPMVMLPFDSTTIKMTVSAVGVVGDAQMGPLQICSSAAAPRSPIRMPGSLAPVDAADSLQVKGTRLLLVEVSATYKPVTGSAFLPNGSAGFTMSRKTLWPIRYGRRFASQSPEIVIANGASCPVR; the protein is encoded by the coding sequence ATGATCGGCGCTTTTCCCAGAGTACGTTCGAGGCGCGATTCCGCAGGATGGCGAGGCTGCGCTCGCTTCCAGCGGGCCGAGGACGGCGTCGCCGTTCTCGAATTCGCCCTGATCGCCCCGATCCTGCTGCTGCTGTATTTTGGAACCGTGGAACTGGCCACGGCCATGCGTCAGGCCCGGAAGATCGATCTGCTGTCCCGGACCTTGGGGGACACGTTCTCGCAGCGTAACGCGCCGACCGCGTTGGAGGTCAGCGACATCTTCAAGATGGCTCCGATGGTGATGCTGCCCTTCGACAGCACCACGATCAAGATGACGGTGAGCGCGGTGGGTGTCGTGGGCGACGCGCAGATGGGTCCGTTGCAGATCTGCTCGAGTGCGGCGGCCCCCAGATCACCGATCCGAATGCCCGGCTCCCTCGCGCCGGTCGACGCTGCCGACAGCTTGCAGGTGAAAGGGACCCGTCTCCTCCTTGTCGAGGTTTCCGCCACCTATAAGCCGGTGACGGGATCGGCGTTCCTGCCGAACGGATCCGCGGGGTTCACCATGTCCCGAAAGACCTTGTGGCCGATCCGTTACGGTCGGCGCTTCGCCAGCCAGAGCCCGGAAATCGTCATCGCGAACGGAGCGTCCTGCCCGGTGCGGTGA
- a CDS encoding TadE/TadG family type IV pilus assembly protein — protein MLKPIELGCPCYGLLPSNGVCELRMQARIVAGRLPSLTDGVQPHSLLNPGRRRLIQAAGRFERDQGGAMAVEFAMILFPLCILIFLVLETALIYWIASALDHGVEASMRQFYVQAEASSKTLAQAVRGELCRQVSPFVKCENLKVDIAAYRSFGSIDKSSPVDASTGTWRAGFGDQHGCLTKGSVVVVQAALAQQTFQGFGIVKSPFKDGSQLILATAILQLDGNATRRTDC, from the coding sequence TTGCTGAAGCCGATTGAGCTCGGTTGTCCTTGTTACGGTCTGCTTCCCTCGAACGGCGTGTGCGAGCTTAGAATGCAAGCTCGGATTGTTGCGGGTCGACTCCCGTCGTTGACGGACGGGGTGCAGCCTCACTCGCTCCTGAATCCGGGTCGCCGTCGCCTGATCCAGGCGGCAGGACGCTTCGAGCGCGATCAGGGCGGGGCGATGGCGGTCGAATTCGCCATGATCCTGTTTCCGCTCTGCATCCTCATCTTTCTCGTGCTGGAAACGGCGCTGATCTACTGGATCGCGTCAGCGCTCGACCATGGCGTCGAGGCGTCCATGCGGCAGTTCTACGTCCAGGCCGAAGCATCGTCGAAGACGTTGGCACAGGCGGTGCGGGGTGAATTGTGCCGCCAGGTGTCGCCTTTCGTGAAGTGCGAGAACCTGAAGGTCGACATCGCGGCTTACCGAAGCTTCGGGAGCATCGACAAGTCGAGCCCGGTCGATGCGTCCACCGGGACGTGGCGGGCAGGTTTCGGCGACCAGCATGGTTGTCTGACGAAGGGCAGCGTCGTGGTGGTTCAGGCTGCGTTGGCGCAGCAGACGTTCCAAGGCTTCGGCATCGTCAAGAGTCCGTTCAAGGACGGCAGTCAGCTGATCCTCGCCACGGCGATCCTGCAACTCGACGGCAACGCGACGCGCCGCACCGATTGCTAA